Proteins encoded in a region of the Podarcis muralis chromosome 4, rPodMur119.hap1.1, whole genome shotgun sequence genome:
- the C4HXorf58 gene encoding uncharacterized protein CXorf58 homolog, with translation MATIWSRSSHLAGSKNDSRIKRRSHPDTAAKTIQKAWWSHTRLRLYTLMKHTIRAAEYCITHDILKRVCPLEAELLKDPTLTCRVRFRLAGSDFPPFVVFKIFCKSRDQNTHYITGKSVITATSEAAVDACKLMGYRTYYNQILQDELQHKKYGITEELDVATIRDHVQYSNLMDEVPAYYGGRHNCWRRLSLHDFPRSMIVYDIMDYAQSGKLSSRLRMELPFLLLRPQNEETCRAQIMAICQIRTPPQIPTTAIFSRLSRKSAPRTGRRSYQAQKKNAKMRKAYSLEKQREMLRTSSLLSDHSDSIVTEESSHESHLSDEDWEHEAVKLYNWARSLRVEDIGGDIGGD, from the exons GTCTCATCCTGACACAGCAGcaaaaactattcagaaggcgtggtGGAGTCACACAAGGCTACGGTTGTATACACTCATGAAACATACAATTCGGGCAGCG GAGTACTGCATTACTCATGATATTTTGAAAAGAGTGTGTCCTTTGGAGGCTGAACTTCTTAAAGACCCTACTCTTACGTGCAGAGTTCGATTCAG ATTAGCTGGatctgatttcccccctttcGTTGTGTTCAAGATATTTTGCAAGTCAAGAGACCAAAACACCCATTACATCACTGGGAAAAGCGTAATAACAGCAACAAGTGAG GCGGCTGTTGATGCTTGCAAATTAATGGGATACCGGACGTATTATAATCAGATACTGCAGGATGAACTTCAGCATAAGAAATATGGAATAACAGAGGAGTTAGATGTGGCTACAATAAGAGACCACGTACAA TATAGCAATCTCATGGATGAGGTTCCAGCATACTATGGTGGCAGACATAACTGCTGGAGAAGGCTGTCTTTACATGATTTTCCCAGATCAATGATTGTGTATGACATCATGGACTATGCACAGTCTGGGAAGCTATCTTCCAGACTTAGGATGGAATTGCCATTTCTGCTGCTGAGGCCACAGAATGAAGAAACGTGTCGTGCTCAAATCATGGCTATTTGTCAAATCAG AACTCCACCACAAATTCCCACAACTGCAATCTTCTCAAGACTGAGTAGAAAATCAGCACCTAGAACTGGGCGTCGCTCTTACCAAGCTCAGAAGAAGAATGCAAAAATGAGGAAGGCTTATAGCCTTGAGAAACAAAGAGAG ATGCTGAGAACTTCATCGTTGTTAAGTGACCATTCAGACTCCATAGTCACTGAAGAGTCAAGCCATGAAAGTCATTTGTCAGATGAAGACTGGGAGCACGAGGCAGTGAAGCTATACAACTGGGCCAGATCCCTACGAGTGGAAGATATTGGGGGAGATATTGGGGGAGACTAA